In the genome of Spirochaetae bacterium HGW-Spirochaetae-1, one region contains:
- a CDS encoding DUF58 domain-containing protein, with amino-acid sequence MHVQKTYFIEASGLKSDRTINEERESSELSLLRKIKLQTGKKLNTTFVGEYHSAFKGFGLSFESVREYQSGDDVRSIDWNVSARMNHLFIKEYIEERELSVVLMVDLSGSLEFGGRRSKRDVTLELVTLLLYLSQMNNDRVSVLLFTDRVEKFIRPRKGRKFILKVLDEIMKCEPAGRGTDIGAAVDFVSRVMKKRSVIFCISDFLDDSKNFQLKLRLLGRKHDIIPVQISDPMEKEMRFFGLTEFMDLETGKVFLSDTVPEKGHFPVLQEMDAVFLDTGEPIEPALLKFFEKRNRTRLVRR; translated from the coding sequence ATACATGTACAGAAAACATATTTCATAGAGGCGTCAGGATTGAAGAGTGACAGGACAATAAACGAGGAACGGGAATCCAGTGAGCTTTCCCTGCTGCGGAAGATAAAGCTCCAGACCGGGAAAAAACTCAACACTACTTTCGTGGGGGAGTACCACTCGGCCTTCAAGGGCTTCGGTCTTTCCTTCGAAAGCGTCCGGGAGTACCAGTCCGGCGATGACGTGCGCAGCATAGACTGGAATGTCTCGGCCAGGATGAACCATCTTTTTATAAAAGAATACATCGAGGAACGCGAGCTTTCGGTCGTGCTCATGGTGGACCTCTCGGGTTCACTGGAATTCGGCGGCCGCAGGTCCAAACGCGATGTTACTCTGGAACTGGTGACATTGCTCCTCTACCTGTCGCAGATGAACAATGACCGCGTATCGGTCCTTCTTTTTACGGACCGCGTTGAAAAATTCATCAGGCCCCGGAAAGGAAGGAAATTTATTCTGAAGGTCCTGGACGAGATCATGAAGTGCGAGCCCGCGGGAAGGGGCACCGATATCGGGGCGGCCGTGGACTTCGTCAGCCGGGTCATGAAAAAGCGCAGCGTAATTTTCTGCATATCGGATTTTCTCGATGACAGCAAAAATTTTCAGCTGAAGCTGCGTCTCCTGGGGCGGAAGCATGACATCATCCCCGTGCAGATTTCGGACCCCATGGAAAAGGAGATGAGATTTTTCGGGCTCACGGAATTTATGGATCTGGAAACGGGAAAGGTCTTCCTGTCCGATACCGTTCCGGAAAAGGGTCATTTCCCCGTCCTGCAGGAGATGGATGCCGTTTTTCTTGATACCGGCGAACCTATCGAACCGGCCCTTCTGAAATTTTTTGAAAAGCGGAACAGAACCCGGCTTGTGCGCCGGTAG
- a CDS encoding ATPase: MDYVAIERLTEQVKKENVFVQQIRDEIGKVIMGQEKLIDRIIISFIMGGHILVEGLPGLAKTLTVRAFARAIDTAFSRIQFTPDLLPADLIGTRIYNPRDLDFITKKGPVFTSILLADEINRAPAKVQSALLQAMEEKQVTIGDETFPLASPFMVLATENPIEQEGTYPLPEAQLDRFFMKVLVDYPTAEEEKNILTRFKDINIDAISAVIHAGVILDKAPVIESIYIDDKLIDYIVTITGETRKPTRKELKKYIEYGASPRASIALMKASRCVAFMRGRGFVTPDDIKEIGADVLRHRIILSYEAEADGKSADDVVKMLFDSVEVP, encoded by the coding sequence ATGGATTATGTGGCAATTGAAAGACTCACGGAACAGGTGAAAAAGGAAAACGTTTTTGTTCAGCAGATACGTGACGAAATAGGCAAGGTCATCATGGGCCAGGAAAAGCTCATCGACCGCATAATTATATCATTCATTATGGGCGGCCACATCCTGGTTGAGGGACTGCCGGGTCTGGCCAAAACCCTGACGGTGAGGGCCTTTGCCCGGGCCATTGACACGGCCTTCAGCCGTATCCAGTTCACGCCGGACCTTCTGCCGGCGGACCTCATCGGTACGCGTATATACAATCCCCGCGACCTTGATTTCATCACGAAAAAGGGACCGGTCTTTACCAGCATTCTCCTGGCCGATGAGATCAACCGGGCCCCGGCCAAGGTCCAGTCGGCGCTCCTCCAGGCCATGGAGGAGAAACAGGTCACCATCGGCGATGAAACGTTTCCCCTGGCAAGTCCCTTCATGGTTCTGGCCACGGAAAATCCCATTGAACAGGAAGGGACCTATCCCCTCCCCGAGGCGCAGCTGGACCGATTTTTCATGAAGGTCCTGGTGGACTATCCCACTGCCGAAGAGGAAAAAAATATCCTTACGCGTTTTAAGGATATTAATATCGACGCCATTTCGGCCGTCATCCACGCCGGGGTCATACTGGACAAGGCTCCGGTGATCGAATCCATTTATATCGACGATAAGCTTATCGATTACATCGTCACCATCACGGGCGAAACCAGGAAGCCGACGCGCAAGGAACTGAAAAAATACATCGAATACGGGGCGAGCCCCCGGGCCTCCATCGCACTCATGAAGGCATCGCGCTGTGTCGCCTTCATGCGCGGCAGGGGATTCGTGACGCCCGATGATATTAAGGAGATAGGCGCCGATGTTCTGCGGCACCGCATCATCCTCTCCTACGAGGCCGAGGCCGACGGGAAGAGCGCCGATGACGTGGTGAAGATGCTGTTTGATTCCGTGGAAGTTCCATAA
- a CDS encoding membrane-associated Zn-dependent protease produces the protein MNTLIIIWIIGLIILIHEAGHFIAARAVGIPVSRFSLGFGPRLWSFKNKETEFLVSSIPLGGYVMPAVDNMEDYQSIPAWKRIVLSLGGPLANLAAPLLILSPLFALLHGPSLQSIFLEPVVYTINQLTMIITAIPSLFTGPGQLSGVVGIVAMGSRATASDPVKIILFSSLLSLNLAVFNLLPFPVLDGGKILMYMLEKIHPRLKVVQIPLSIAGWVIMMGLMVYVTYVDVVRILS, from the coding sequence ATGAATACACTGATTATTATATGGATCATAGGCCTCATAATACTCATACATGAAGCGGGACATTTTATTGCTGCCCGGGCCGTGGGCATTCCCGTATCACGCTTCTCCCTGGGATTCGGGCCGCGCCTCTGGAGTTTTAAAAATAAAGAAACTGAATTTCTTGTCTCCAGTATCCCCCTGGGAGGATATGTGATGCCCGCTGTAGACAACATGGAAGATTATCAATCCATTCCGGCCTGGAAAAGGATTGTTCTGTCCCTGGGCGGCCCCCTGGCAAACCTGGCTGCGCCCCTTCTGATTCTTTCGCCCCTTTTCGCCCTGCTGCACGGTCCGTCGCTCCAGAGCATCTTTCTGGAACCCGTGGTTTACACCATAAATCAGCTGACCATGATCATCACCGCAATCCCGTCACTCTTCACCGGGCCCGGCCAGCTTTCGGGAGTCGTGGGCATCGTTGCCATGGGGAGCCGGGCCACGGCCTCTGACCCGGTGAAAATAATCCTCTTCTCATCGCTCCTGAGTCTGAACCTGGCCGTGTTCAATCTTCTCCCTTTTCCCGTCCTGGATGGCGGGAAAATACTCATGTATATGCTGGAGAAGATCCATCCCCGGCTGAAGGTGGTACAAATACCTCTCAGTATTGCGGGATGGGTTATAATGATGGGTCTCATGGTCTATGTAACCTATGTCGATGTGGTGAGGATTCTCTCATAG
- a CDS encoding ferredoxin:thioredoxin reductase has translation MPEPGKEKTSEDTRTFVEMVAKKNGWHLHPDEMFLNIIIDGLTVNYNRYGYFSCPCRDADGVREKDGDIICPCHYCVPDQKEHGHCYCGLYLTGEFSRSGKKPGSIPERRFSGSE, from the coding sequence ATGCCGGAACCAGGAAAGGAAAAAACCAGTGAAGATACGCGCACCTTCGTGGAAATGGTGGCAAAGAAGAATGGCTGGCACCTTCATCCCGATGAGATGTTTCTCAATATCATCATCGACGGGCTTACGGTGAACTACAACCGGTACGGCTATTTTTCCTGCCCCTGCAGGGATGCCGACGGTGTCCGTGAAAAGGACGGGGATATCATCTGTCCCTGCCATTACTGCGTCCCCGACCAGAAGGAACACGGGCATTGCTACTGCGGTCTCTATCTGACCGGGGAATTCTCGCGGAGCGGGAAAAAACCAGGCTCGATTCCTGAAAGACGTTTTTCCGGTTCAGAATGA
- a CDS encoding glutaredoxin family protein: MLNMEDTLQFTTEGEKEIFDDVALYALSTCGFCKMSIYFLRTHKIKFRYIYIDQLDMDVKQNVKSGLKEKFNVNVGFPFLVINEKDVLVGYKEEEWKEKFQIK; encoded by the coding sequence ATGCTAAATATGGAAGATACATTACAATTTACCACCGAAGGGGAGAAGGAAATCTTTGATGATGTGGCTCTCTATGCCCTTTCCACCTGTGGCTTCTGTAAAATGAGTATATATTTTCTTCGTACTCACAAAATAAAATTCAGGTATATCTATATCGATCAGCTCGATATGGATGTGAAACAGAACGTGAAGAGCGGTCTGAAGGAAAAATTCAATGTCAATGTCGGCTTCCCCTTCCTGGTCATCAATGAAAAGGATGTCCTTGTGGGATACAAAGAAGAGGAATGGAAGGAAAAATTCCAGATTAAATAA
- the fba gene encoding fructose-1,6-bisphosphate aldolase, class II — protein MVSYKDIGLVNSRDLFKKAVAGGYAIPAYNFNNMEQLQAIIQACVETKSPVILQVSAGARKYANQTMLRYMAEGAVQFAKELGYQIPIVLHLDHGDTFELCKSCIETGFSSVMIDGSHHSYEKNVELTAQVVEYAHKYDVTVEGELGVLSGIEDDVVAAKSVYTQPEEVEDFVKKTGVDSLAISIGTSHGANKFKPAQCTRNAEGILVPPPLRFDILEEIEKRIPGFPIVLHGSSSVPQDLVKVINSNGGKLKDTIGIPEDQLRRAAGSAVCKINIDSDGRLAMTAAVRKVFVDSPGEFDPRKYLGPARDSLKELYKHKNINVLGSAGKG, from the coding sequence ATGGTAAGCTACAAGGACATTGGACTGGTTAACAGCAGGGATCTTTTTAAAAAGGCTGTGGCGGGCGGATACGCCATCCCCGCATATAATTTTAACAACATGGAACAGCTCCAGGCCATCATACAGGCCTGCGTGGAGACCAAATCACCGGTCATTCTCCAGGTATCGGCCGGGGCACGGAAATACGCCAACCAGACCATGCTGCGGTACATGGCCGAAGGAGCGGTTCAGTTTGCCAAAGAGTTGGGCTATCAGATACCCATCGTACTGCACCTGGATCATGGCGACACCTTTGAATTATGTAAAAGCTGCATCGAGACGGGATTTTCCTCGGTCATGATTGACGGGTCCCATCATTCCTATGAGAAAAACGTGGAACTCACGGCCCAGGTTGTGGAGTACGCCCATAAATATGATGTCACCGTGGAAGGAGAACTGGGGGTTCTTTCCGGAATCGAGGACGATGTGGTGGCCGCCAAATCGGTCTACACGCAGCCTGAAGAGGTGGAGGATTTTGTGAAAAAGACCGGCGTTGACTCCCTGGCCATATCCATCGGCACATCGCACGGGGCTAACAAGTTCAAGCCCGCACAGTGCACCCGCAATGCCGAGGGCATCCTGGTACCGCCGCCTCTTCGTTTCGATATCCTCGAAGAGATCGAAAAACGCATTCCCGGATTTCCCATTGTACTGCACGGCTCCTCGTCGGTGCCCCAGGACCTGGTAAAGGTCATAAACAGCAACGGCGGAAAACTCAAGGACACCATCGGCATACCCGAGGACCAGCTCCGCAGGGCAGCCGGATCAGCGGTATGCAAGATAAACATCGATTCCGACGGGCGCCTCGCCATGACCGCCGCGGTGCGGAAGGTTTTTGTCGATTCTCCCGGTGAATTCGACCCGAGAAAATACCTGGGACCGGCACGTGACTCTCTCAAAGAGCTTTATAAGCACAAGAATATCAATGTCCTGGGTTCAGCCGGCAAGGGTTGA